A genomic window from Oceanobacillus timonensis includes:
- a CDS encoding CoA-acylating methylmalonate-semialdehyde dehydrogenase — MSNKLKNFINGEWVESKTDKYEDVYNPATKESLAQVPISTPEDFEDAVKAAQAAQDKWKKVSVAKRARILFKYQNLLEEHKEELAKLITQENGKSVGEALGEVGRGIENVEFAAGAPTLMMGDSLATIATDVEATNYRYPVGVVGGIAPFNFPMMVPCWMFPMAIALGNSFILKPSEKTPILAARLAELLDEAGLPKGVFSIVNGAHDVVNGILDHPSVKAVSFVGSKPVGEYVYKRGSENLKRVQALTGAKNHSTVLADADLDLATKEVISAAFGSAGERCMACAVVTVEDSVADEFIAKLKEASDNIKMGNGLDDGVFLGPVIRDDAKQRTLGYIEKGIEEGATLVRDGRDEQPEEGYFVGPTIFDGVSQDMTIWQDEIFAPVLSIVRVKNLKEAVEVANQSEFANGACLFTTSALSVRYFRENIDAGMLGINLGVPAPMAFFPFSGWKSSFYGTLHANGKDSVDFYTRKKVVTARYPEPDFS, encoded by the coding sequence ATGTCTAACAAGCTGAAAAACTTTATCAATGGGGAATGGGTTGAAAGTAAAACGGATAAATATGAAGATGTTTATAATCCAGCTACAAAAGAATCACTAGCACAAGTACCAATTTCTACTCCGGAAGACTTTGAAGATGCTGTAAAAGCAGCACAGGCAGCTCAAGATAAATGGAAAAAAGTATCTGTAGCAAAACGCGCTCGTATTCTATTTAAATATCAAAATCTATTAGAAGAGCATAAAGAAGAATTAGCAAAATTAATTACGCAGGAAAACGGAAAAAGCGTTGGCGAAGCATTAGGCGAAGTTGGTCGCGGTATTGAAAACGTAGAATTCGCTGCTGGTGCACCGACATTAATGATGGGAGATTCCCTTGCAACGATTGCAACCGATGTAGAAGCAACAAACTATCGTTATCCGGTAGGCGTTGTCGGCGGGATTGCTCCATTTAACTTCCCAATGATGGTTCCTTGCTGGATGTTTCCAATGGCAATTGCTTTAGGTAACTCCTTTATCTTAAAACCATCTGAAAAAACACCGATTCTTGCAGCTAGACTTGCAGAATTACTGGATGAAGCTGGACTTCCGAAAGGTGTATTCAGCATTGTCAACGGTGCGCATGACGTGGTAAATGGCATTCTAGATCACCCTTCTGTAAAAGCAGTATCTTTCGTAGGTTCTAAGCCGGTTGGAGAATATGTTTACAAACGCGGAAGCGAGAACTTAAAACGCGTTCAAGCATTAACTGGAGCGAAAAACCACTCTACGGTACTGGCAGATGCTGACTTAGATTTAGCAACTAAAGAAGTGATTAGTGCAGCATTTGGTTCAGCTGGAGAACGTTGTATGGCTTGTGCAGTTGTAACGGTGGAAGATTCCGTTGCTGATGAATTTATCGCTAAATTAAAAGAAGCATCAGACAACATTAAAATGGGTAACGGCTTGGACGATGGCGTCTTCTTAGGACCAGTTATCCGTGACGATGCTAAACAACGTACTCTTGGTTATATCGAAAAAGGAATTGAAGAAGGTGCTACATTAGTTCGTGACGGTCGTGATGAGCAGCCAGAGGAAGGTTACTTTGTCGGTCCAACTATTTTTGACGGCGTATCTCAAGATATGACCATCTGGCAAGATGAAATTTTCGCTCCCGTATTATCTATTGTACGTGTTAAAAACTTGAAAGAAGCTGTTGAAGTCGCTAACCAGTCTGAGTTCGCTAATGGCGCTTGCTTATTCACTACTAGTGCATTATCAGTACGCTACTTCCGTGAGAATATTGATGCAGGTATGTTAGGAATTAACTTAGGCGTACCAGCTCCTATGGCATTTTTCCCATTCTCTGGGTGGAAATCTTCTTTCTATGGTACATTGCATGCTAACGGAAAAGATAGTGTCGATTTCTATACTCGTAAAAAAGTAGTAACAGCTCGTTACCCAGAACCTGATTTTTCATAA
- the iolB gene encoding 5-deoxy-glucuronate isomerase: MSHLLRKPQNNKLADGVTLVHEVTEENSDLHYVGFKVVDLEPNASYDEKLTNLELCVVALTGKITVTDGYQNFSDIGTRDSVFERKPTDSVYVSHNKTVTITANTKSRVALCFAPSDKELPTKLIKAADNGVEHRGKYNNKRQVHNILPDSDPSANSLLVVEVFTETANWSSYPPHKHDQNNLPEESFLEESYYHEMDPPQGFVFQRVYTEDRSLDETMTVENGNVVLVPKGYHPVGVPDGYSEYYLNVMAGPERIWKFHNDKDHEWILDRE; encoded by the coding sequence ATGAGTCATTTACTAAGAAAACCCCAAAATAATAAACTGGCAGACGGTGTAACACTTGTTCATGAAGTAACAGAAGAAAACTCCGACCTTCATTATGTCGGTTTTAAAGTAGTTGATTTGGAACCAAATGCCAGTTATGATGAAAAGCTGACAAATTTAGAATTATGTGTTGTGGCATTAACAGGCAAAATTACTGTAACAGATGGGTACCAAAATTTCTCTGACATTGGTACGCGAGACAGTGTGTTTGAACGCAAACCAACAGACAGTGTCTATGTATCTCACAATAAAACCGTTACGATTACAGCGAATACAAAATCTCGTGTAGCACTATGCTTTGCTCCCTCCGATAAAGAGTTGCCAACCAAACTGATTAAAGCAGCGGATAATGGCGTGGAGCATCGTGGCAAGTATAACAATAAGCGTCAGGTGCACAACATTTTACCGGACTCCGATCCCTCTGCAAACAGCTTATTGGTTGTAGAAGTGTTTACAGAGACAGCAAACTGGTCAAGTTATCCTCCACATAAGCATGACCAGAACAATCTACCAGAAGAGTCTTTCTTAGAAGAAAGCTATTATCATGAAATGGACCCACCACAAGGATTTGTATTCCAACGCGTGTATACAGAGGATCGTTCTTTAGATGAAACCATGACAGTCGAAAATGGAAATGTTGTGCTTGTTCCAAAAGGTTACCATCCTGTTGGTGTACCGGACGGCTATTCTGAATACTATTTAAACGTTATGGCCGGACCAGAACGCATTTGGAAATTTCATAATGACAAAGATCATGAATGGATTCTTGATAGAGAATAG